One segment of Carya illinoinensis cultivar Pawnee chromosome 1, C.illinoinensisPawnee_v1, whole genome shotgun sequence DNA contains the following:
- the LOC122288161 gene encoding zinc finger protein ZAT5-like yields the protein MEAAQEEAILRSRENNTHVVIKGKRTKRQRPQSPIPFPTVTANSPSHVDAAGGEGRGGGGGCDGGDQNNDIVNDTMTSFSPATSAETLQESTEEEEDMANCLILLAQGQSRESPKQVVEDHADGGGGVYKFNSRRFLEAAATGTGKAGYYVYECKTCNRTFPSFQALGGHRASHKKPKAAMSAEEKSSKQFLLSSDEEEAQFKKNDHLSSISFQSSSRGLCGNNRSNKVHECSICGAEFTSGQALGGHMRRHRAPIIGNKFNTTLTLTPPPMAPLEPDQEPKKPRRTVLSLDLDLNLPAPEDDHREHKFPFATKQQQQQQQQKQQQPPLVFSARTLVDCHY from the coding sequence ATGGAGGCTGCTCAAGAGGAAGCCATCCTGAGGTCTAGGGAGAATAATACCCACGTCGTGATCAAAGGGAAGCGCACCAAGCGCCAAAGGCCTCAATCCCCTATTCCCTTTCCCACGGTCACTGCTAATTCTCCCAGTCATGTAGACGCAGCTGGTGGAGAAGGACGCGGCGGCGGCGGCGGTTGCGATGGTGGTGATCAAAATAATGATATCGTTAATGACACTATGACCAGCTTCTCTCCGGCCACTTCGGCTGAAACACTACAAGAGAGCACCGAGGAAGAAGAGGACATGGCCAATTGCCTTATCCTTCTTGCTCAAGGCCAATCCCGGGAGTCCCCGAAACAAGTCGTAGAAGATCACGCTGATGGCGGTGGCGGTGTTTATAAGTTTAACAGTCGAAGATTCTTAGAGGCGGCAGCCACCGGCACGGGCAAGGCCGGGTATTATGTTTACGAGTGCAAGACTTGCAACAGGACCTTCCCTTCCTTCCAAGCGCTAGGTGGGCACAGGGCTAGTCACAAGAAGCCCAAGGCAGCCATGTCCGCCGAGGAAAAGTCATCGAAGCAATTCTTGTTATCCTCGGATGAAGAAGAAGCACAGTTCAAGAAGAATGATCATCTCTCTTCTATATCTTTCCAATCCAGTAGTAGAGGTTTGTGCGGCAATAACAGGTCCAACAAGGTTCACGAGTGCTCGATTTGCGGGGCGGAATTCACGTCCGGGCAGGCCTTAGGTGGCCATATGAGACGGCACAGGGCACCTATTATTGGTAACAAATTCAATACCACTTTGACCTTGACTCCTCCACCAATGGCACCTTTGGAGCCAGATCAGGAACCCAAGAAGCCAAGACGTACGGTGCTATCGTTGGATTTGGATCTCAACCTTCCGGCCCCAGAAGATGATCACCGGGAACACAAATTCCCATTTGCAacaaagcagcagcagcaacaacaacaacaaaaacagCAGCAACCGCCTCTTGTCTTCTCCGCCAGGACTTTGGTGGACTGTCACTACTAA
- the LOC122288144 gene encoding ras-related protein RABC2a-like, whose product MGSHSKGRNKSYDYSFKILLIGDSGVGKSSLLLSFISNLVHDLSPTIGVDFKVKLLTIGGKRLKLTIWDTAGQERFGTLTSSYYRGSHGIILVYDVTRRETFTNVLDIWAKEVQLYSTNHECIKILLGNKVDRETERAVTREEGLALAQEHKWFFLECSAKTRENVQQCFKDLTLKVLEVPSLLGNGSAVVKRQILAQKKLDPRSSGTGGCCS is encoded by the exons ATGGGCTCTCATTCCAAAGGAAGGAATAAAAGTTATGATTACTCGTTCAAGATACTGTTGATTGGTGATTCTGGTGTTGGCAAGAGCAGCCTTCTTCTCAGTTTCATCTCTAACTTGGTTCATGACCTGTCCCCCACCATTG GTGTGGATTTTAAGGTAAAGCTGCTCACAATTGGCGGAAAAAGATTGAAGCTTACAATTTGGGACACAG CTGGACAGGAAAGGTTTGGAACATTAACAAGCTCTTACTACAGAGGTTCTCACGGAATTATTCTCG TGTATGATGTGACACGGCGTGAAACCTTTACAAACGTGTTGGACATATGGGCAAAGGAAGTACAGCTCTACTCCACTAATCATGAGTGTATCAAAATCCTTCTTGGGAATAAGGTTGATAGG GAGACAGAGAGGGCTGTAACAAGAGAAGAAGGATTGGCCCTTGCCCAGGAACATAAATGGTTTTTTCTTGAATGTAGTGCAAAAACTAGAGAGAATGTTCAGCAATGCTTTAAAGATCTCACATTAAAG GTACTCGAGGTTCCAAGTTTATTGGGAAACGGATCCGCAGTTGTGAAGAGACAAATTTTAGCACAGAAGAAGTTAGACCCAAGATCTAGTGGTACTGGTGGTTGCTGCTCCTGA
- the LOC122288118 gene encoding NAC domain containing protein 50-like isoform X1, protein MGRDTPAVQATPATAPTYLAPGFRFHPTDEELVIYYLKRKVSGKRFQINAISEVDIYKSEPWDLAGKSGLRTRDQEWYFFSALDKKYGNGARMNRATNKGYWKATGNDREIRHGSKIVGLKKTLVFHGGRAPGGLRTNWVMHEYRLVEEELEKARVGVTQDAYVLCRVFHKNNIGPPNSHRYAPFIEEEWDDGIPAFLQGEEARIQVVADPDSHAKEASQDARIKEAGLDAFVEGNSHSAYVENYGECVENRQDSFVEGNNFEQDTRSINDAPLGSANEVPRDSQIASVDCKSERIDDCLSLCMADPRPPLIYKRRRHCESNSNHPNASETSTRISQDRCSSTTTTEATTLTMTTGNTMTTAAPRNFLSALVEYSLLESIDPKDSRSVSPPFDPANLGSSVPPSCLKFIQELQNELHKISVERETLKFETMSAQTMIRILQSRIEHLNKEKEDLRKSIGDAN, encoded by the exons atgggCCGTGACACGCCGGCAGTACAAGCAACGCCCGCGACAGCGCCGACATATCTGGCACCGGGGTTCAGATTTCACCCTACAGACGAAGAGTTGGTGATTTATTACCTGAAGCGCAAGGTCAGCGGCAAACGCTTCCAAATCAATGCCATATCTGAGGTCGACATCTACAAAAGCGAGCCTTGGGACCTCGCAG GTAAGTCGGGGTTGAGGACCAGGGACCAAGAGTGGTACTTTTTTAGTGCATTGGATAAGAAGTATGGCAATGGGGCGAGAATGAACAGGGCTACAAACAAAGGGTACTGGAAGGCGACGGGGAACGACCGGGAAATCCGTCACGGATCTAAGATAGTGGGGCTGAAGAAAACTTTGGTTTTTCATGGTGGGCGAGCCCCGGGTGGGTTACGGACCAATTGGGTAATGCACGAGTACAGGCTTGTTGAGGAGGAATTGGAGAAGGCTCGGGTTGGAGTCACGCAG GATGCCTATGTGCTGTGTAGAGTATTCCATAAGAATAACATAGGGCCACCAAATAGCCATCGATATGCACCCTTTATTGAAGAGGAATGGGATGATGGTATACCAGCTTTTCTTCAGGGCGAAGAGGCCAGGATTCAAGTGGTAGCTGACCCGGATTCACATGCTAAAGAAGCTAGCCAAGATGCACGCATCAAAGAAGCTGGCCTTGATGCATTTGTTGAAGGGAATAGCCATAGTGCATATGTTGAGAATTATGGTGAGTGTGTTGAGAACCGCCAGGATTCATTTGTTGAAGGGAATAATTTTGAGCAG GATACTCGGTCCATTAATGATGCTCCTCTTGGGAGTGCTAATGAAGTCCCAAGAGATTCTCAAATTGCGTCGGTTGACTGCAAGAGTGAGAGAATTGATGATTGTCTTTCACTGTGCATGGCTGATCCAAGGCCCCcccttatatataaaagaaggcGTCATTGCGAATCGAACTCTAACCATCCAAATGCTTCTGAGACTTCAACTAGGATTAGTCAAGATCGTTGTTCATCAACAACCACCACCGAGGCTACAACATTGACCATGACGACAGGTAACACCATGACCACAGCAGCTCCTAGGAATTTTCTCTCTGCACTTGTGGAATATTCTCTATTAGAATCCATCGATCCCAAAGATAGTCGTTCGGTTTCTCCTCCATTTGATCCTGCTAATCTTGGTTCATCTGTGCCTCCTAGTTGCTTGAAATTCAtacaagaattgcaaaatgagCTCCATAAAATTTCAGTAGAGAGGGAGACATTGAAGTTTGAAACGATGAGTGCTCAAACCATGATTCGCATTCTTCAATCTCGAATCGAGCATTTGAACAAGGAAAAAGAGGATTTGAGGAAGAGTATCGGAGATGCAAATTAG
- the LOC122288118 gene encoding NAC domain containing protein 50-like isoform X2, producing the protein MGRDTPAVQATPATAPTYLAPGFRFHPTDEELVIYYLKRKVSGKRFQINAISEVDIYKSEPWDLAGKSGLRTRDQEWYFFSALDKKYGNGARMNRATNKGYWKATGNDREIRHGSKIVGLKKTLVFHGGRAPGGLRTNWVMHEYRLVEEELEKARVGVTQDAYVLCRVFHKNNIGPPNSHRYAPFIEEEWDDGIPAFLQGEEARIQVVADPDSHAKEASQDARIKEAGLDAFVEGNSHSAYVENYGECVENRQDSFVEGNNFEQDTRSINDAPLGSANEVPRDSQIASVDCKSERIDDCLSLCMADPRPPLIYKRRRHCESNSNHPNASETSTRISQDRCSSTTTTEATTLTMTTVA; encoded by the exons atgggCCGTGACACGCCGGCAGTACAAGCAACGCCCGCGACAGCGCCGACATATCTGGCACCGGGGTTCAGATTTCACCCTACAGACGAAGAGTTGGTGATTTATTACCTGAAGCGCAAGGTCAGCGGCAAACGCTTCCAAATCAATGCCATATCTGAGGTCGACATCTACAAAAGCGAGCCTTGGGACCTCGCAG GTAAGTCGGGGTTGAGGACCAGGGACCAAGAGTGGTACTTTTTTAGTGCATTGGATAAGAAGTATGGCAATGGGGCGAGAATGAACAGGGCTACAAACAAAGGGTACTGGAAGGCGACGGGGAACGACCGGGAAATCCGTCACGGATCTAAGATAGTGGGGCTGAAGAAAACTTTGGTTTTTCATGGTGGGCGAGCCCCGGGTGGGTTACGGACCAATTGGGTAATGCACGAGTACAGGCTTGTTGAGGAGGAATTGGAGAAGGCTCGGGTTGGAGTCACGCAG GATGCCTATGTGCTGTGTAGAGTATTCCATAAGAATAACATAGGGCCACCAAATAGCCATCGATATGCACCCTTTATTGAAGAGGAATGGGATGATGGTATACCAGCTTTTCTTCAGGGCGAAGAGGCCAGGATTCAAGTGGTAGCTGACCCGGATTCACATGCTAAAGAAGCTAGCCAAGATGCACGCATCAAAGAAGCTGGCCTTGATGCATTTGTTGAAGGGAATAGCCATAGTGCATATGTTGAGAATTATGGTGAGTGTGTTGAGAACCGCCAGGATTCATTTGTTGAAGGGAATAATTTTGAGCAG GATACTCGGTCCATTAATGATGCTCCTCTTGGGAGTGCTAATGAAGTCCCAAGAGATTCTCAAATTGCGTCGGTTGACTGCAAGAGTGAGAGAATTGATGATTGTCTTTCACTGTGCATGGCTGATCCAAGGCCCCcccttatatataaaagaaggcGTCATTGCGAATCGAACTCTAACCATCCAAATGCTTCTGAGACTTCAACTAGGATTAGTCAAGATCGTTGTTCATCAACAACCACCACCGAGGCTACAACATTGACCATGACGACAG TTGCTTGA